Proteins found in one Coffea eugenioides isolate CCC68of chromosome 5, Ceug_1.0, whole genome shotgun sequence genomic segment:
- the LOC113772354 gene encoding ornithine carbamoyltransferase, chloroplastic-like isoform X2, translating into MAANALFSQLPSIESTRDPSSLSSASSFYPSGQSLQLTGVSPVSFPSIRQRVFCQANFSAISSPSSSVNWKGLKDFLHINDFEKATILNILERAKEIKALIKSGERTYLPFKGKTMAMIFAKPSMRTRVSFETGFNLLGGHAVYLGPDDIQMGKREETRDVARVLSGYNDVIMARVFAHQDILDLAKYATVPVINGLTDYNHPCQIMADALTIIEHIGQLEGTKVVYVGDGNNIVHSWLLLASIVPFHFVCACPKGFEPDQETVKKAQQTGVSKIEIIHDPKEAVIGADVVYSDVWASMGQKEEAAYRHQVFQGFQVDEELMKVAGPKAYFMHCLPAERGVEVTDGVIEAPNSIVFPQAENRMHAQNAIMLHVLGV; encoded by the exons ATGGCGGCCAATGCTCTTTTCTCTCAATTGCCCTCTATTGAATCAACAAGGGACCCATCATCGCTCTCATCAGCTTCCTCTTTCTATCCCTCCGGTCAATCTCTCCAACTCACTGGCGTTTCCCCGGTTAGCTTTCCATCAATTCGTCAACGAGTCTTCTGCCAAGCCAACTTTTCTGCTATTTCTTCACCTTCGTCTTCAGTGAACTGGAAAG GTCTGAAAGATTTTCTACACATTAATGATTTTGAGAAAGCCacaattttgaatattttggaACGGGCAAAAGAGATCAAGGCACTGATAAAATCAGGGGAGAGGACATATCTTCCATTTAAGGGTAAAACAATGGCTATGATTTTTGCCAAGCCATCCATGAGGACAAGAGTTTCATTTGAGACAGGGTTTAATTTGCTTGGTGGTCATGCTGTATACTTGGGACCAGATGATATCCAGATGGGTAAGCGGGAGGAAACCCGTGATGTTGCTCGTGTTCTGTCTGGCTATAATGATGTCATTATGGCTCGTGTGTTTGCTCATCAG GATATTCTTGATCTGGCTAAGTATGCAACTGTTCCGGTTATCAATGGCCTGACAGATTATAATCATCCTTGTCAAATTATGGCTGATGCACTGACCATTATTGAGCACATCGGTCAGCTGGAAGGGACTAAG GTTGTTTATGTTGGAGACGGAAACAACATTGTGCATTCTTGGCTGTTGTTGGCATCAATTGTTCCTTTTCATTTTGTCTGTGCCTGCCCTAAAGGTTTTGAACCAGATCAGGAGACAGTTAAGAAAGCACAACAGACTGGAGTCAGCAAGATTGAGATAATTCATGATCCCAAAGAAGCTGTTATAGGAGCTGATGTTGTGTATTCAGACGTTTGGGCTAGCATGGGTCAAAAAGAAGAAGCTGCATATCGCCATCAAGTATTTCAAGGATTCCAG GTGGATGAGGAACTGATGAAAGTAGCTGGGCCAAAAGCTTATTTTATGCATTGTTTACCGGCAGAAAGAGGTGTAGAGGTCACGGATGGTGTTATTGAAGCTCCGAACTCCATTGTCTTCCCCCAAGCT
- the LOC113772354 gene encoding ornithine carbamoyltransferase, chloroplastic-like isoform X1 produces the protein MAANALFSQLPSIESTRDPSSLSSASSFYPSGQSLQLTGVSPVSFPSIRQRVFCQANFSAISSPSSSVNWKANSGLKDFLHINDFEKATILNILERAKEIKALIKSGERTYLPFKGKTMAMIFAKPSMRTRVSFETGFNLLGGHAVYLGPDDIQMGKREETRDVARVLSGYNDVIMARVFAHQDILDLAKYATVPVINGLTDYNHPCQIMADALTIIEHIGQLEGTKVVYVGDGNNIVHSWLLLASIVPFHFVCACPKGFEPDQETVKKAQQTGVSKIEIIHDPKEAVIGADVVYSDVWASMGQKEEAAYRHQVFQGFQVDEELMKVAGPKAYFMHCLPAERGVEVTDGVIEAPNSIVFPQAENRMHAQNAIMLHVLGV, from the exons ATGGCGGCCAATGCTCTTTTCTCTCAATTGCCCTCTATTGAATCAACAAGGGACCCATCATCGCTCTCATCAGCTTCCTCTTTCTATCCCTCCGGTCAATCTCTCCAACTCACTGGCGTTTCCCCGGTTAGCTTTCCATCAATTCGTCAACGAGTCTTCTGCCAAGCCAACTTTTCTGCTATTTCTTCACCTTCGTCTTCAGTGAACTGGAAAG CTAATTCAGGTCTGAAAGATTTTCTACACATTAATGATTTTGAGAAAGCCacaattttgaatattttggaACGGGCAAAAGAGATCAAGGCACTGATAAAATCAGGGGAGAGGACATATCTTCCATTTAAGGGTAAAACAATGGCTATGATTTTTGCCAAGCCATCCATGAGGACAAGAGTTTCATTTGAGACAGGGTTTAATTTGCTTGGTGGTCATGCTGTATACTTGGGACCAGATGATATCCAGATGGGTAAGCGGGAGGAAACCCGTGATGTTGCTCGTGTTCTGTCTGGCTATAATGATGTCATTATGGCTCGTGTGTTTGCTCATCAG GATATTCTTGATCTGGCTAAGTATGCAACTGTTCCGGTTATCAATGGCCTGACAGATTATAATCATCCTTGTCAAATTATGGCTGATGCACTGACCATTATTGAGCACATCGGTCAGCTGGAAGGGACTAAG GTTGTTTATGTTGGAGACGGAAACAACATTGTGCATTCTTGGCTGTTGTTGGCATCAATTGTTCCTTTTCATTTTGTCTGTGCCTGCCCTAAAGGTTTTGAACCAGATCAGGAGACAGTTAAGAAAGCACAACAGACTGGAGTCAGCAAGATTGAGATAATTCATGATCCCAAAGAAGCTGTTATAGGAGCTGATGTTGTGTATTCAGACGTTTGGGCTAGCATGGGTCAAAAAGAAGAAGCTGCATATCGCCATCAAGTATTTCAAGGATTCCAG GTGGATGAGGAACTGATGAAAGTAGCTGGGCCAAAAGCTTATTTTATGCATTGTTTACCGGCAGAAAGAGGTGTAGAGGTCACGGATGGTGTTATTGAAGCTCCGAACTCCATTGTCTTCCCCCAAGCT